GTAACGAATTCTAAGTGCCAAATTTTTGTGTCAAACATTATAGTCAGCGGATTATGTTTCTAACTTATGTTTTCCAGCATGCACAaagtcaagaacacaaatatatattTAGGTGACAGGCAAATATAGTCAACAAATATATTTCCAGAACAACCAAATCCAGAACAGCGTTCCTAAAGCTGCATTTACACTAAACGTTAATTTCAACAGCTCACCATGAAGCCCCTGAGGAGTCAAGTCCTGCAATATTGCTCCGCATTCTTTCACAAACCCCACTGCCACCTGCCAGATGAGAGATATGACATACATACTTCAGATATTTCCTTACAATAAGAGAGTACATAAAAAGGAATACCGAATACTCATGGAACTGAGCTACGCACCTCAACACTATCATCACTTGGATTATCAAGAAGTACAGTAAGAAGCTCCAGAGCCACAAGCTCGTGCACAACCACCTGATTAACCAAGTGTGCTATGAACTTGGTTGCCGCAAGCAATTGGGGCTGCAATCAACAAGAGCTGCAGTAAGCATTTTATGCAGAAAAAATAAAAGCAATTAAGTGCATGGGTAATTCTTCACCAGATAATATCAGCAGAGTCATAAGCCTCAACAcctatgtttttaaggcgacgccttaccgccttagggagggggggcgcctaggcgacgcctaggcgggcgctttggacgcctaggcgcccaaagcggtcgattttccaaagcggagggggagcgcttcgacgcctaggcgtcgcctaggcgtcGCCTTAGGGACGCTTTAAAAACATAGCTCAACACTATACAACAAACAATGTTTGATCTTATATTCTTCACCAGATAATATCAGCAGAATCATAAGCCCCAACTCTAAACAACAAACAATGTTTGATCTTATACTTTGAGAGTTCGATCCTAAATATCAAGTAAAAGATTGCCTTCATGCATCAAAGGCATACATTCGGATTCATAAATCTCATCATCAAACATATAATGATCCTGAATGCAGAGCACAAGTTCACCATCTGTAATTATGGATACAGATTATATCTTAGGTTCATACATACAACTACATTGTTCTTTTTACGTAACCTGCTGTAACCAACATTGTTCTTTTTACAGACTACTAAGAATCATATCCCGCAAAAAAAAGACTACTAAGAGTCATCAGGATAGCTCATCTGATAAATGGTTAGGCTACAAAAATGGCAGAAACCTTGATTGGGGTTTGGGTGTAGGTAAACAAGCATAAATTACTAACATAGTATATCAACATAATTTGAAAATGAGTACCAAGTAGCCAGTAAGTATCAATTCTTACATGACAAGCTAAAAGAACGACCGAGTAACTCACCTTGTCATTTCTCTTATAGGCCCTCTTGAGCTGAAGCATGACACGGACAAGCAGCAGCCGACCAATCTCAGGGAACTTGGTATTGACAACCGCAGCCAGCGCGGCAAACACATCTGTAAACCCAGGTGAAGCCATCTGCGACTTTATGCAAGACTGGCAGAAGAGGCCCCGCCCGCGAACCAGGTTCTCGGCCAACAGCTCCGGCACAAGATTCTTGATATTGGTGGCATTCACCTTGTTGACCAGCCCATTGATGCTCTTCTTGAGAGCATCCCACGTGAGCCTCTGGTACTCGGGGCTCGCCTTGTCCTCCACATCCCGCAGCATCTGCGCCATGCGGAAAGGCGGGATGTAGATCCCTCCCGTGCGGCCAGGGATCATctcgggcagcggcggcgggggtGGCAGCGGTGGCGTCGGCTCCTTCCTCTCGGGGCTTGCCCGGCGCTCCTCACGGCCACGGTCCTCCACCCGCCTCCTAGAGCCCTCATCACGGCGGTGCCGCCTCCGGCGGTCGTCGGGGGAGGACCCCGACTCGGAGCTGGGGctccggcggcgccgccgccggtcccgGTCGCGCTTGCTGCCGTGACGGTCGTCCCTCCCGTCGTCGGAATCCCTGGGGCGCCTCCGCCGGCGGTCGCCCTCCTTCTCGTCGTCGGAAGCCCCAGGCCGCCTCGCCCGgcggccgtcctcctcctccccgtcggAAACCCTAGCGCGCGACCGCGGGGGGTCGTCGGCCTTGCTGGGCTTGGCGACCCCGTTGCCCTCCGACGGGTTGgggtcgtggcggcggcggcggtcggcatcACGGTCGGGCGGGGAAGCCCTagatctgcggcggcggcggtcggcgtcgCGGTCGGGGGAGGGGGaacgcgacggggacggcgacgggcggggCTTGCGGTGGTCGCCGCGGCGCGGGGAGTCGTCGCGGTGCCGGCGGCGCGGGGAGTCGTcgcggtgccggcggcggcggggcggcgaggcggcgggcgaggcggaggcggaggcggccatCGCGCGATGTCCAATCCCCTAGGATTCTAGCGAGGGGAGCGGGGTTGGGTTTTCTTTTCCGTCGGGTGATACTGATAGCCGATACCGAATTACCGACTCCGTCTGCTCTCACGTTTAAAGGCCTATTCGGTTTACAGAATTTTTAAATCGAAATAATAGTAGGCAAAAGAGCGCTGCTACACAGACGACAGATTTGGACGATCAGCGGACGACACTACACATCAAGCGTTGATGAGTTAGAGCAAAAGCAGACAACACCGTCCATTCCTGCATCGTGTGGGGTTCGGCCAGCTAGTGTCGTCCGTCCAACAGTTTTGTAGGCAAAATAACATTGATGCTATAGAACTGACACCAGATTTTTAAGCAATTCGAGCCAACGGCCTTAGTCATGTCGGATCCTGCGGACGAATTCTAATAAAGTGTTCGCTTCCACGTACCCTTCTGAATGAACTACGAAGTTCATGACAAAAATGGTTCGCTCCGGATAACAATATGAGTGAACATTTTCAGGGTGAAAATTTTAGTTTTTAGAGCATGACAATTTTCACCTTTTTGGATTAATGTAGCATGGCGGTTCCTTTTAGCCAGCATGGCAATTTCTGAAAGGCAATTCTTATTTTAGAACATGGCAATTCCCTATAAGTTATCCGTTCCATATGGCAATTCTAAAGTGATCGTTGGGGGTTAAAAAAAATCAGCGAATGAATCCGTTCTCTGTCTAGAGGAACGATCGTTAACTCAGATTACCCCTTTGAGCGGGCATCAGATGTATATTAGCGTCCATGACCTAGATGTTGTAGAACTGAAATGCCTTCTTCACTTCAATCTTTAAAAACTTCTCGTGAGATCAGGTCTAATGCTAAGAGCCCTTATAAATTAGGTCAATGTGAACACAATCCTGAAAATTCTATTGTCCTATTACGTTTCTATGGAACAAATGACATAcccagaagataatcccgtaggAAGAAATCATATGGGAATCCCGATTCTACTAATCAAATTAGCCCTAAATGTTTCAAAAAGGTTTCATTTTTTTTACAAATGTTCACAGTAAACGTGTCTATAATCCCTAAAAGTTCATATCAAAATTAAATACTCatataaaaagaaaaatgacaaatcCATAGTTGATTAGTGTCACTTTGCTTTTGTCTTTTTTAcactattcatgctagatttgaGGGGCAAGATTGTGATGTTGCAGAAGAAACTGATTTGTCACCCGAAAAGCTAGTCAAGGGGTCAAATTGTAtataacgtcaacataatgcatcaTCTAACCATAGCAGTGATTGTCGACGCCAACTTATGACACCTTAGTGGCCGTAAACAACCACATGTGTTTATCAATTTTTTAGTTGTGACCAAACTTTTCGTCCTCACTTGGATTGTtgccaaccttttagcatgtcggtGGCTCCTACCAATTATAGTTTATTTGTGTAGGGAAAATTGGCCAACTCTTGGAGTACATAAAACATTGAtccaaattttggctacccaaaatTTTGGTGGTGCAACCTTGGGCTCAAATCAAACGCACCTTAAATTTCTCACGCAACCCAAGTGGGACCTTTGGGACCGCTTGGATTTGATCACTGGATGCAAGACAAGATGAATACCACTGGAATCTAATATAGAGTGGCTGAGTGGGTTTTTTATGTAGACTACAGGCATTGAGTGCTCACGCTCTATGATTTCAGTGGATATAACAACAAAAATTGAAGTAGACGATGCAACTAAGTTAAAATTTCATGTGGTATCTTTGCCGATGTGTGGTCCTGGCAAAAGACAACCTTACTCGATGAAGTTGGCAAGGAAGCAAGAAGTGTTGTTTCTGTCATTGATGAGACAATTAAATAGCTTTTCTTTTTAGAAGTGTTGTTTCTGTCATATTGATGACAATGAAGAAAGAAGTGTTGGCACGATCTACAACAAAACTCCAAACAAGAAAAATGTATACAACAAAACTCCAAAAATCCAAGCCCTTTTCTTTTATAACCGTCAATTTCAAATCTCCAAAATGGACCAAGACCAGTGTACAAAAAAAAGTGAATTGCATTACTAAAAAGTACTCCTTGTCAACTGCTTGTTGCCCAGAAGAGAGTTTGCTGTCCTAAGGGAATGGAGGCCTTGTGGTAATCAACATCATGGTACATAATCAAGCATTGGTTCTAAAATTCCTTGATAAATTTTTCAACCATGCAAACATTCAGTGGGTTAACTTGCTTTGGGAATCATACACGTTGGGCTCATACCACATGCTGAAAAACCTTGTGGTTCGTTCTGAATTTCTGAACAGTACGCATGCCTATACTCCTACACCAAATCTGAAGATATTTGGGTCCAGAGCTTTTATTCCTTAGATGACCCAAGCCTTCTCTTCAATTTGCCACCATCTCCTCAAGCTCACCATCTCCTCATGATTAGCAAACCTTCCAGCATGGAGTTAAGTGATTTGGACACCTTGGTCATTTCCATGGGGATCGGGCTATTcggcaaaaaatatataaaaaaaaaaTCTATATGTACTATCACAGAGAAATCACTTGCCAGGAGCCGTTCAAATGGATTTGGAAATCCAAGTTACAAATGAAGCTCAAGGTCTATTACTTTTTGACAGGCTGAACACTGGGAATATGCTCAAAAGAAGACACTATCAGATTGGCAATGAGTAATGAGTTCAGATATGTCCTATCAGATTGGCAATAGCCATGCTCTACTTTTTGAGCATTTGATATTCAACTGCACTTTCAGTAAAAACTGTTGGGCCAGAATGGGAATCCAGTGATACCTCTTGATGCTCCAGGAATGAGGCAGTGTAAAGGGCTAAACAAAACCATTCTGGAAAACAGTTTTTTGAGATCTTCACTGTTACTGCTTGGAACATTTGGAAGGAGAGGGAAAAATCAATTACATTTTCAACCACATAAATCCTTCCAGTAGAGCATGGTTAGAAATAACAAAGGCTGATCTCACTTGCTAAAATATAGAGTATCCTCTGATCTCAGTGATTTCA
The Triticum dicoccoides isolate Atlit2015 ecotype Zavitan chromosome 3A, WEW_v2.0, whole genome shotgun sequence genome window above contains:
- the LOC119272876 gene encoding pre-mRNA-splicing factor CWC22 homolog → MAASASASPAASPPRRRRHRDDSPRRRHRDDSPRRGDHRKPRPSPSPSRSPSPDRDADRRRRRSRASPPDRDADRRRRHDPNPSEGNGVAKPSKADDPPRSRARVSDGEEEDGRRARRPGASDDEKEGDRRRRRPRDSDDGRDDRHGSKRDRDRRRRRRSPSSESGSSPDDRRRRHRRDEGSRRRVEDRGREERRASPERKEPTPPLPPPPPLPEMIPGRTGGIYIPPFRMAQMLRDVEDKASPEYQRLTWDALKKSINGLVNKVNATNIKNLVPELLAENLVRGRGLFCQSCIKSQMASPGFTDVFAALAAVVNTKFPEIGRLLLVRVMLQLKRAYKRNDKPQLLAATKFIAHLVNQVVVHELVALELLTVLLDNPSDDSVEVAVGFVKECGAILQDLTPQGLHAMFERFRGILHEGEIDKRVQFLIEGLFAIRKAKFQGFPAIRPELDLVEQEDQFTHDMSLETELDPETNLNVFRVNPNFAEDEKAYENLKKSILGEDDEEEEGSDDASDGEDEEESDDEEDEEQMEIRDKTETNLINLRRTIYLTIMSSVDFEEAGHKLLKIKLEPGQEMELNIMLLECCSQERTYLRYYGLLGQRFCMINKVFQENFEKCFVQQYSMIHRLETNKLRNVAKFFAHLLGTDALPWHVLAYIRLTEEDTTSSSRIFIKILFQELSEHLGIRLLNERLNDPNMQESFESVFPRDHPKNTRFSINFFTSIGLGGITESLREYLKNMPRMIMQQQKPPSPSESESSGESSDSGSSSESESSSDESEKKRRKRRKK